In one window of Alphaproteobacteria bacterium DNA:
- a CDS encoding PLP-dependent aminotransferase family protein: MGENALAWEPAYARRAARMNGSEIRELLKLLDQPDIISFAGGIPDPALFPRDEAGNAYQAIMADPVRANSALQYSTSEGYLPLRQWIAGYMTRMGATCDPDNIVITSGSQQALDFLARLLLSPGDTALVDWPTYLGALQAFNAYEPRYDRLEFGATNRTPESYAEAAAEAVEGGRVKFAYVVPDFANPTGRTLSEAERQSLLSLAGELDIPVIEDAAYAALRYDGAPVPPVIALDAARTGHVDGARTIYCGTFSKTLTPGLRVGWICAARPIVRRLVLIKQASDLNSPLLNQVVMHHLAESVFDRQVAASIACYRERRDRMRAALQRYMPDGVTWTDPEGGIFLWLTLPASCDGAALLKAAIAKAKIAFVPGRAFFADGAGANTIRLSFSLAGPEKIDSGIARLAELIRNYS, translated from the coding sequence ATGGGGGAGAATGCATTGGCGTGGGAGCCGGCCTATGCGCGCCGGGCGGCGCGGATGAACGGATCGGAAATCCGCGAACTGCTGAAACTGCTGGACCAGCCGGACATCATTTCCTTTGCCGGCGGCATCCCTGACCCGGCGCTGTTCCCGCGCGATGAAGCCGGCAACGCCTACCAGGCCATCATGGCCGATCCGGTGCGGGCCAATTCGGCGCTGCAATATTCGACCAGCGAGGGCTACCTGCCGCTGCGTCAATGGATCGCCGGCTACATGACCCGGATGGGCGCGACCTGCGACCCCGACAACATCGTCATTACCTCCGGCTCGCAGCAGGCGCTGGATTTCCTGGCCCGCCTGCTGCTGTCGCCCGGCGATACGGCGCTGGTCGACTGGCCCACATATCTGGGCGCGCTGCAGGCCTTCAACGCCTATGAGCCGCGCTACGACCGGCTCGAATTCGGCGCGACCAACCGGACACCGGAATCCTATGCCGAAGCCGCCGCCGAAGCGGTCGAGGGCGGGCGGGTAAAATTCGCCTATGTGGTGCCCGATTTCGCCAATCCGACCGGCCGGACGCTTTCCGAAGCCGAACGGCAATCGCTGCTGTCGCTGGCGGGCGAACTGGATATCCCGGTGATCGAGGACGCCGCCTATGCGGCGCTGCGTTATGACGGCGCGCCGGTGCCGCCGGTGATCGCGCTGGACGCCGCCCGCACCGGCCATGTCGACGGCGCGCGCACGATCTATTGCGGGACGTTTTCCAAGACCCTGACGCCGGGGCTGCGGGTGGGCTGGATTTGCGCGGCGCGGCCCATCGTGCGCCGGCTGGTGCTGATCAAGCAGGCCTCCGACCTGAACAGCCCGCTGCTCAACCAGGTGGTGATGCACCATCTGGCGGAGTCCGTGTTCGACCGGCAGGTGGCGGCGTCGATTGCCTGCTACCGCGAACGGCGCGACCGCATGCGCGCGGCGTTGCAACGCTACATGCCCGACGGCGTCACCTGGACCGATCCGGAAGGCGGTATCTTCCTGTGGCTGACCCTGCCGGCGTCGTGCGACGGCGCGGCGCTGCTGAAGGCGGCGATCGCGAAGGCGAAGATCGCCTTCGTGCCGGGCCGGGCGTTCTTCGC
- a CDS encoding TauD/TfdA family dioxygenase, with the protein MPDTIVDLTPTDLERRFKAEFGSAVALEHPLAASGMGARVVGIDLCKPLLPTQVALLLDTLAHCRLLTIAGQDLNRFSLATFERFANHWGAPVAHPSNLLRGGKPAQEDGASDGAVEIRPYADRKAAAADSTLPGQVACLPHESPAVLVATNLLGEGDRDRTRLSNGGTWHTDIEYEPLPLYVSMFLVHHMPVARDAPGGHWVKAPVVAGPEPYFAGSDDELMALRRNLPLDGETAFADTAAAFAALPPGEQARLEGLQVRRRLNEGDEGFLAPLVHTDPRSGVRSLHSPVWASRPGVRPAIEVDGMTPAESREFLDRLEKHVLQPQFRYDRLHEPGDVTIWNDYMSIHCSPPIKTGIGRLEDARLLYRLSCKGEPALTLPRRDDPAWIARHITGGYRSPAAITGG; encoded by the coding sequence ATGCCGGATACCATAGTCGATCTGACGCCAACGGACCTGGAGCGCCGCTTCAAGGCCGAATTCGGCTCCGCCGTCGCGCTCGAGCACCCTCTCGCCGCCAGCGGCATGGGCGCGCGCGTGGTGGGTATCGATCTCTGCAAGCCGCTGCTTCCGACGCAGGTGGCGCTGCTGCTGGACACGCTCGCGCATTGCCGGCTGCTGACCATCGCGGGGCAGGACCTGAACCGGTTCTCGCTCGCAACTTTCGAGCGGTTCGCCAATCATTGGGGCGCGCCTGTCGCGCATCCTTCCAACCTGTTGCGGGGCGGCAAGCCGGCGCAGGAGGACGGGGCGAGCGATGGCGCCGTCGAAATCCGGCCCTATGCGGACCGCAAGGCCGCCGCGGCGGATTCGACCCTGCCGGGGCAGGTCGCCTGCCTGCCGCACGAGTCGCCGGCGGTGCTGGTGGCGACCAATCTGCTGGGCGAGGGCGACCGCGACCGCACCCGCCTGAGCAACGGCGGCACCTGGCACACCGATATCGAATACGAACCGCTGCCCCTCTACGTGTCGATGTTCCTGGTCCATCACATGCCCGTGGCGCGGGACGCGCCGGGCGGGCACTGGGTCAAGGCGCCCGTGGTGGCCGGGCCGGAGCCCTATTTCGCCGGGTCCGACGACGAACTGATGGCGCTGCGCCGGAACCTGCCGCTGGATGGCGAGACCGCCTTCGCGGATACGGCGGCGGCCTTCGCGGCGCTGCCGCCAGGCGAACAGGCGCGGCTCGAAGGGCTGCAAGTCCGCCGGCGCCTGAACGAGGGCGACGAAGGCTTCCTCGCGCCGCTGGTGCACACCGATCCGCGTTCCGGCGTCAGGTCGCTGCACAGTCCGGTCTGGGCTTCGCGCCCCGGCGTCAGGCCCGCGATCGAGGTGGACGGCATGACGCCGGCGGAATCGCGGGAATTCCTCGACAGGCTGGAAAAGCACGTGCTGCAGCCGCAATTCCGGTATGACCGGCTGCACGAGCCGGGCGACGTCACCATCTGGAACGACTACATGTCCATTCACTGCTCGCCGCCGATCAAGACCGGGATCGGCCGGCTGGAAGATGCGCGGCTGCTGTACCGGTTGAGCTGCAAGGGCGAACCCGCCCTGACCCTGCCGCGGCGCGACGACCCGGCCTGGATCGCGCGTCACATCACCGGCGGCTATCGCTCGCCGGCGGCCATCACCGGCGGCTGA
- a CDS encoding DMT family transporter, protein MAHVSVSPATPQSGADSGDRPGLAIALLLMAMAAFVTMDGLAKSLVGQGLAPELIVLWRYALVTAVLLPVVVRLRGRRPFRTNRRMLHIVRGLLLLVSAVLFIYAVRVLPLETSTAISFMSPLYVTALSIPFLGERVGIRRWLAVLIGLAGVLTIIRPWADSFHPAMLLPVLSSFCWACGLIITRAMRGAEPPFTILVWSTVSGLVAILPLGLMDWQMPDGMQLVKLAAIAACHLAGQYLTIRAFMLASASILAPFSYSTIIWATLIGAVFFHSLPDAPTVAGTAILFAAGLYVWHRERMLTRKVTVPGASISEAAAAPSEAAATKTNRPR, encoded by the coding sequence ATGGCGCATGTATCTGTTTCACCTGCAACGCCGCAATCGGGCGCCGACTCCGGCGACCGGCCGGGGCTGGCGATTGCGCTGCTGCTCATGGCGATGGCGGCGTTCGTCACCATGGACGGGCTGGCCAAGTCGCTCGTGGGCCAGGGGCTGGCGCCGGAGCTGATCGTGTTGTGGCGTTACGCGCTGGTGACGGCGGTGCTGCTGCCCGTCGTCGTCCGGCTGCGGGGGCGGCGGCCTTTCCGCACGAACCGGCGCATGCTGCACATCGTTCGCGGGCTGCTGCTGCTCGTCTCGGCGGTGCTGTTCATCTACGCCGTACGGGTATTGCCGCTGGAGACCAGCACCGCGATCAGCTTCATGTCGCCGCTCTACGTGACCGCGCTCTCGATCCCCTTCCTGGGCGAACGGGTCGGCATTCGCCGCTGGCTGGCCGTCCTGATCGGCCTCGCCGGTGTCCTCACCATCATCCGTCCCTGGGCGGATTCGTTCCACCCGGCCATGCTGCTGCCGGTGCTGTCGTCCTTCTGCTGGGCCTGCGGGCTTATCATCACCCGCGCGATGCGCGGTGCGGAACCGCCGTTCACCATCCTCGTCTGGTCGACGGTCAGCGGGTTGGTGGCGATCCTGCCGCTGGGCCTGATGGACTGGCAGATGCCGGACGGCATGCAGCTGGTAAAGCTGGCGGCGATCGCGGCCTGCCACCTTGCGGGACAGTATCTCACCATCAGGGCCTTCATGCTGGCCTCGGCCTCGATCCTCGCGCCGTTCTCCTACAGCACGATCATCTGGGCGACGCTGATCGGCGCGGTCTTTTTCCACTCGCTGCCCGACGCGCCGACGGTCGCCGGCACGGCGATCCTCTTCGCCGCCGGGCTGTATGTCTGGCACCGGGAACGCATGCTGACGCGCAAGGTCACCGTGCCCGGCGCGTCGATTTCCGAAGCGGCCGCGGCGCCTTCCGAAGCGGCGGCAACAAAAACGAACCGGCCCCGGTAA